A region from the Acanthopagrus latus isolate v.2019 chromosome 8, fAcaLat1.1, whole genome shotgun sequence genome encodes:
- the LOC119024139 gene encoding F-box/LRR-repeat protein 14-like yields MFEMETHISCLFPEILAIIFSYLDVKDKGRVAQVCAAWRDASYHKSVWRGVEAKLHLRRANPSLFPSLQTRGIKKVQILSLRRSLSYVIQGMPHIESLNLCGCFNLTDNGLGHAFVQDIPSLRVLNLSLCKQITDSSLGRIAQYLKNLEVLELGGCSNITNTGLLLIAWGLHRLKSLNLRSCRHVSDVGIGHLSGMTRSAAEGCLSLEKLTLQDCQKLTDLSLKHVSKGLNKLKVLNLSFCGGISDVGMIHLSHMTHLCSLNLRSCDNISDTGIMHLAMGSLRLSGLDVSFCDKIGDQSLAYIAQGLYQLKSLSLCSCHISDDGINRMVRQMHELKTLNIGQCVRITDKGLELIADHLTQLTGIDLYGCTKITKRGLERITQLPCLKVLNLGLWQMTESERVR; encoded by the coding sequence ATGTTTGAAATGGAGACACACATATCGTGCCTTTTCCCGGAGATCCTGGCCATTATATTCAGTTATCTGGACGTTAAAGACAAAGGGAGAGTCGCCCAAGTGTGCGCGGCCTGGAGAGACGCGTCCTACCACAAGTCtgtgtggaggggggtggaAGCCAAGCTCCATCTGCGGCGAGCCAACCCGTCTCTGTTCCCCAGTCTGCAGACCAGGGGCATCAAAAAAGTTCAGATTCTCAGCCTGAGGAGAAGTCTGAGCTACGTGATCCAAGGGATGCCGCACATCGAAAGCCTTAACCTGTGTGGGTGTTTCAACCTCACAGACAACGGACTGGGACATGCCTTTGTGCAGGACATCCCATCCCTGCGGGTGCTGAACCTCAGTCTTTGCAAACAGATCACTGACTCCAGCCTGGGCAGGATCGCCCAGTACCTCAAAAACTTGGAGGTGCTCGAACTCGGGGGTTGCAGCAACATCACAAACACGGGCCTGTTGCTCATTGCCTGGGGCTTGCACAGACTCAAGAGCCTTAACCTGCGCAGCTGCAGGCATGTGTCGGATGTGGGCATCGGTCACCTGTCTGGCATGACCCGCAGCGCTGCAGAGGGCTGCCTGTCCCTGGAGAAGTTAACCTTACAGGACTGCCAGAAGCTGACTGATCTTTCTCTCAAACACGTCTCGAAGGGCCTGAACAAGCTCAAAGTGCTCAACCTCAGCTTCTGTGGAGGGATATCGGATGTGGGGATGATCCACCTGTCACATATGACCCACCTGTGCAGCCTGAATCTGCGGTCATGCGATAACATCAGCGACACGGGGATCATGCACCTGGCTATGGGCTCCCTGCGGCTGTCCGGACTGGATGTGTCCTTCTGCGACAAGATTGGAGACCAGAGCCTGGCTTACATCGCCCAGGGGTTGTACCAGCTCAagtccctctccctctgctcctgccACATCAGTGATGATGGCATCAACAGGATGGTACGCCAGATGCACGAACTCAAGACTCTGAACATTGGACAGTGTGTGAGGATCACAGACAAAGGGTTGGAGTTGATAGCTGACCACCTGACCCAGCTGACGGGGATTGATCTGTATGGGTGTACTAAGATCACCAAGAGGGGTCTGGAGAGGATAACGCAGCTCCCGTGCCTTAAAGTGTTAAACCTTGGACTGTGGCAGATGACGGAGAGCGAGAGAGTCAGGTGA